The following coding sequences are from one Nicotiana tomentosiformis chromosome 3, ASM39032v3, whole genome shotgun sequence window:
- the LOC104112779 gene encoding uncharacterized GPI-anchored protein At4g28100-like — protein sequence MSFLVSFFFTLLFLSNLPNLPALPVLPEPDPAEVHSQTFLPSPSPPATIPAFPEQSNVAGCPLDLPDELYHSIKSSCGSRSNSGQVHRTRCCPVLAAWLYSAYSETALHRAVTKLPQSTSVDMPVLPDDSETCVDSLEKALGNRGIELVKPNETCDVVYCYCGIRLHPLSCPEAFAVNSQGKLVGDKSVKKLERDCLSSNGYTGLAGCSKCLNSLYLLSEGRVENKSRSEDRTRKMRSRDCQLMGLTWLLNKNRSGYIHTVSAVLRALMLSKSSSDPQSCTLNSDGMPFAVDSSEINDQSSAVAVQASTYPYVLPFLLVYICFIALLSRY from the exons ATGTCTTTCCTTGTTTCCTTCTTCTTTACTTTACTTTTCTTGAGCAATCTACCCAATTTACCCGCCCTTCCGGTTTTACCCGAACCCGACCCGGCTGAGGTCCATTCTCAAACATTCTTACCTTCCCCTTCACCGCCGGCCACAATTCCCGCTTTCCCGGAGCAGTCCAACGTCGCCGGTTGCCCTTTAGATCTCCCTGATGAACTCTACCACAGCATTAAGTCATCCTGTGGGTCCAGAAGTAATTCGGGTCAAGTACACCGGACCCGTTGTTGCCCGGTTCTAGCCGCGTGGCTCTACTCGGCTTACTCTGAAACCGCACTTCACAGAGCAGTAACGAAGCTCCCGCAGTCGACGTCCGTTGATATGCCGGTGCTTCCAGATGATTCTGAGACGTGTGTGGACTCACTTGAAAAGGCATTAGGAAACAGAGGCATTGAATTGGTGAAGCCAAATGAGACTTGTGATGTAGTTTATTGTTACTGTGGGATTAGGCTGCATCCGCTTAGTTGCCCAGAAGCATTCGCTGTGAATTCACAAGGGAAATTGGTGGGTGATAAAAGCGTGAAGAAATTGGAAAGAGATTGTTTGAGCAGTAATGGGTATACTGGTCTTGCTGGTTGCTCCAAGTGCTTGAACAGTCTTTATCTG CTTAGTGAGGGCAGAGTCGAAAACAAGAGCAGGTCAGAGGATAGGACTAGGAAAATGCGCAGCAGAGATTGCCAATTGATGGGTCTAACTTGGCTTCTCAACAAAAACAGATCAGGTTATATTCATACAGTTTCTGCTGTTTTGAGGGCTCTAATGTTGAGCAAAAGCAGTTCTGATCCTCAGTCGTGCACGCTTAACAGCGATGGCATGCCATTTGCAGTCGACTCCTCAGAGATCAATGATCAATCTTCTGCAGTTGCTGTTCAAGCATCAACTTATCCTTATGTCCTACCTTTTCTTTTAGTATACATATGCTTCATTGCATTGCTCTCCAGATACTAG
- the LOC104112778 gene encoding protein MOTHER of FT and TFL1, translating into MAAKVDPLVVGRVIGDVVDMFVPSVTMSVHFGNKHVTNGCDIKPSIAADPPKITVGGHAADLYTLVMTDPDAPSPSEPNMREWVHWIVTDIPGCTNVARGKEVLGYMGPRPPVGIHRYIVVLFRQKGPMPGILQPPLARSHFCTRAFAHQLDLGVPVATVYFNAHKEPANRKR; encoded by the exons ATGGCTGCAAAAGTTGATCCGTTGGTGGTTGGAAGAGTAATTGGGGATGTAGTGGACATGTTCGTGCCCAGTGTCACTATGTCTGTGCACTTTGGCAACAAACATGTTACAAATGGTTGCGATATCAAACCCTCTATTGCGGCTGATCCTCCAAAAATCACTGTGGGTGGCCATGCTGCTGACCTTTACACTCTG GTTATGACGGATCCAGATGCTCCTAGTCCTAGTGAACCAAATATGCGAGAGTGGGTGCATTG GATTGTGACAGACATACCAGGGTGCACTAACGTCGCTCGAG GGAAGGAGGTATTGGGGTATATGGGGCCACGTCCGCCGGTGGGGATCCACAGGTACATAGTGGTACTTTTCCGACAGAAGGGGCCAATGCCGGGAATTTTGCAGCCGCCACTAGCTAGGTCTCATTTCTGCACTCGGGCGTTTGCGCATCAGCTTGATCTCGGCGTTCCCGTCGCCACTGTTTATTTCAATGCCCATAAGGAGCCAGCAAATAGGAAGCGCTAA